A genomic region of Caulobacter sp. NIBR2454 contains the following coding sequences:
- a CDS encoding pentapeptide repeat-containing protein, which translates to MSAQAKLAGRRRLTQAELDLIVGSHERYLQRKPGGRRASLRFVHLGGLNLSGRNLSEADLSASVLEGCRLVRTKLERADLFGCDLRMADLRQAVMVKADLRGVCLRGADLSQADLTGADFREGKVAMPSEKSGLDIARHEQRVGEVDEANFTGAILDDAEMSGVSAFAADFTDCSMVGAKLIGANLKDANFSGALMQGADMSGANLENANFAGAVVVGMTMEKAKTAGARMEKVLREPTEEAASKAPELLERAQANQAWCKTGGKEGAAAKLDGEDLRPLAGALKGMRMTAMSAKGACMVGLDLSGAHLQGAKLEDADMRAVNLRGADLRGAKLMRADLTKADLRGAYLGPLPLGGREISTDVTGAKLRYVAAQTANLTLAVLDAADLRGADLTAAVMDGVSIKDVDFRQVQGFEPPKEEPTEDEFGPLKTPVSIEDAAESGQ; encoded by the coding sequence TTGTCCGCCCAAGCGAAACTTGCCGGTCGCCGCCGCCTGACCCAGGCGGAGCTGGACCTGATCGTCGGCTCTCATGAGCGCTATTTGCAGCGCAAGCCCGGCGGTCGCCGCGCATCCCTGCGTTTCGTGCATCTGGGCGGGCTGAACCTTTCAGGGCGTAATCTGTCGGAAGCGGACCTGTCGGCCTCGGTGCTGGAGGGCTGCCGCCTGGTCCGCACCAAGCTGGAGAGGGCGGACCTGTTCGGCTGCGATCTGCGCATGGCCGACCTGCGCCAGGCGGTGATGGTCAAGGCGGACCTGCGCGGCGTGTGCCTGCGCGGCGCCGACCTGTCCCAGGCCGACCTTACCGGCGCCGACTTTCGCGAGGGCAAGGTCGCCATGCCCAGCGAAAAGAGCGGCCTGGACATCGCCCGTCACGAGCAGCGTGTGGGCGAGGTGGACGAAGCCAACTTCACCGGCGCCATCCTGGACGACGCCGAGATGAGCGGCGTCTCCGCCTTCGCCGCCGATTTCACCGATTGCTCCATGGTCGGCGCCAAGCTGATCGGGGCCAATCTGAAGGACGCCAACTTCTCCGGCGCGCTGATGCAGGGCGCGGACATGAGCGGCGCCAATCTGGAGAACGCCAACTTCGCCGGCGCCGTCGTGGTCGGCATGACCATGGAGAAGGCCAAGACGGCCGGAGCGCGCATGGAGAAGGTGCTGCGCGAGCCCACCGAAGAAGCGGCGAGCAAGGCTCCCGAACTGCTTGAGCGCGCCCAGGCCAACCAGGCCTGGTGCAAGACCGGCGGCAAGGAGGGCGCGGCCGCCAAGCTGGACGGCGAGGACCTGCGTCCCCTGGCTGGGGCGTTGAAAGGCATGCGCATGACGGCCATGAGCGCCAAGGGGGCGTGCATGGTGGGGCTGGACCTGTCGGGCGCGCACCTGCAGGGGGCCAAACTGGAAGACGCCGACATGCGGGCGGTCAATTTGCGGGGCGCGGACCTTCGCGGCGCCAAGCTGATGCGGGCTGACTTGACCAAGGCCGATCTGCGGGGCGCCTATCTGGGGCCGTTGCCCCTGGGCGGCCGGGAAATCTCCACCGACGTGACGGGCGCCAAGCTTCGCTATGTGGCGGCGCAGACGGCGAACCTGACCCTGGCGGTGCTGGACGCCGCCGACCTGCGCGGGGCGGACCTGACCGCGGCGGTCATGGATGGGGTGAGCATCAAGGACGTCGATTTCCGCCAGGTGCAGGGTTTCGAGCCGCCCAAGGAAGAGCCCACAGAGGACGAGTTCGGTCCTCTCAAGACGCCAGTGTCCATCGAGGACGCGGCGGAGTCCGGCCAATAG
- a CDS encoding bifunctional diaminohydroxyphosphoribosylaminopyrimidine deaminase/5-amino-6-(5-phosphoribosylamino)uracil reductase RibD — MSKELDIQYMRRAIAVARTNLGKTWPNPVVGCVVADGETVLAEAATGVGGRPHAEEQAIAALGEAARGTTAYVTLEPCGARSSGALSCSEHLVAAGVKRVVIACEDPSPFASGQGSHRLLAAGLTVETGLLADEAFILCAGFVHRLKTGRPLVEAASGPDGYEALFEPGAQEGLAAALARYAALGHTRLWTPEGGEVAARLHSAGLITNPLESLR; from the coding sequence ATGTCGAAAGAGCTCGACATCCAGTACATGCGCCGGGCGATCGCGGTCGCCCGGACCAACCTTGGCAAGACCTGGCCAAACCCGGTGGTCGGCTGCGTAGTCGCGGACGGCGAGACCGTGCTGGCCGAGGCCGCCACGGGGGTCGGCGGCCGCCCTCATGCCGAGGAGCAGGCCATCGCGGCCCTGGGCGAGGCGGCGCGCGGGACCACGGCCTATGTGACGCTGGAGCCGTGCGGAGCGCGATCCAGCGGGGCGCTGTCCTGTTCCGAACATCTGGTCGCCGCCGGGGTGAAGCGGGTGGTGATCGCCTGCGAGGACCCGTCGCCCTTCGCATCGGGGCAGGGGTCGCACCGCCTGCTGGCCGCTGGGCTGACCGTCGAGACGGGGCTGCTGGCCGACGAGGCGTTCATCCTGTGCGCCGGGTTCGTCCATCGCCTGAAGACCGGTCGTCCCCTTGTCGAGGCGGCGTCGGGGCCCGATGGCTATGAGGCCCTGTTCGAGCCCGGCGCGCAGGAGGGGCTGGCGGCGGCTTTGGCCCGTTACGCCGCGCTCGGCCACACTCGGTTGTGGACTCCGGAGGGCGGCGAAGTCGCGGCGCGATTGCATAGCGCCGGTCTCATAACGAACCCGTTGGAAAGCTTGCGTTAA
- a CDS encoding helix-turn-helix transcriptional regulator — MSIRSIETAYVHELLRMVVRLGGATAACFYLVDKANNPHGHILHNLDYDGLPDYVRLYEALDPFHPRRLADCPHNIVTLDDLPPAAALNSEAYFREFMHGQRIEHEAEMLFRGDGRLIAGISLLRTGDRGPFHKAELSELAKVHGFLEYSLVHLYLPHVHADQAQLESDFGFSERQIAIVRMLRNGASNHEIVRRLSIRLPTVKTHLQKIYAKARVSSRTELVARIYLSNAPQARDHSLG; from the coding sequence GTGAGCATTCGTTCGATCGAGACGGCGTACGTGCACGAACTCCTCAGGATGGTCGTGCGTCTCGGTGGTGCGACCGCCGCCTGCTTCTACCTCGTGGACAAGGCGAACAACCCGCACGGCCATATCCTTCACAACCTCGATTACGACGGCCTGCCGGACTATGTTCGCCTGTACGAAGCGCTGGACCCATTCCACCCCCGCCGCCTCGCGGACTGCCCGCACAACATCGTAACGCTTGACGATCTACCGCCCGCGGCGGCCCTGAACAGCGAGGCGTACTTCCGAGAGTTCATGCACGGCCAGCGCATCGAGCATGAGGCCGAGATGCTGTTTCGCGGCGACGGGCGGTTGATCGCCGGCATCTCGTTGCTGCGCACCGGGGATCGGGGTCCGTTCCACAAGGCGGAGTTGAGCGAGCTCGCCAAGGTCCACGGCTTTTTGGAATACTCCCTCGTCCACCTCTATCTGCCGCACGTTCATGCCGATCAGGCGCAGTTGGAAAGCGACTTCGGGTTCAGCGAGCGGCAGATCGCCATTGTCCGGATGCTTCGCAACGGCGCCAGCAACCACGAAATCGTCCGGCGCCTGTCGATCAGGCTGCCGACTGTGAAGACCCACCTTCAGAAGATCTACGCCAAGGCGCGCGTGAGCTCGCGCACGGAGCTGGTCGCGCGGATCTATTTGTCCAACGCCCCGCAGGCACGGGATCATTCTTTGGGATGA
- a CDS encoding amidase gives MQEFSIHIDEYARQDATGLAALIRSGEVSAAEVKACALAAIEAVDPAIQAVLDAPRAAPTSLHAGPLAGVPFLIKDLGPTLAGLRSEAGSRLCAGHVATQTSHLVDSYLRAGLAVVGRTKSAEFGFSATTEPALYGPARNPWNPLYSPGGSSGGSAAAVAAGAAPAAHANDAGGSIRIPAAFCGLVGLKPSRGRISVGPAMSEAVAGLGVDHVVTRTVRDTALLLDIAHGPRPGDPYGVAAPDGFFVDAVRPPRRRLRIAVVERAFDGGAIDPQITAALRETADHLAELGHGVERIDLALGVRWGDYVGATLALWCANIAQVVDGIAAATGRAIDASTLQAGTLQAYRHGKSLPATGVFDAYATLNTVRQTVARHFADIDLLLSPVTPRLTPRIGAPDVVVEGREIAEWGADLFAYVGFASLFNVTGGPAISLPLHQCSEGMPLGLQFAAAPGDEALLLSIAAELENSRPWSGRRPTIFAA, from the coding sequence ATGCAGGAGTTCTCCATCCACATCGACGAGTATGCCCGCCAGGATGCGACCGGCCTTGCTGCACTCATCCGCTCCGGCGAGGTGTCGGCGGCGGAGGTCAAAGCCTGCGCATTAGCCGCCATCGAAGCCGTTGATCCCGCCATCCAGGCGGTGCTCGATGCGCCCCGGGCCGCGCCGACATCGCTGCATGCAGGGCCGTTGGCGGGCGTTCCGTTCCTCATCAAGGATCTTGGCCCCACGCTTGCGGGCCTCAGGTCCGAAGCGGGGAGCCGGCTGTGCGCGGGTCATGTGGCGACGCAGACCTCGCACCTGGTCGACAGCTATCTCCGGGCGGGCCTCGCCGTGGTCGGACGCACCAAATCGGCGGAGTTCGGCTTCAGCGCCACCACCGAGCCGGCGCTGTACGGACCGGCCCGCAACCCCTGGAACCCCCTGTATTCTCCCGGCGGATCGAGCGGCGGTTCCGCCGCGGCGGTCGCGGCGGGGGCTGCGCCGGCCGCGCACGCCAATGACGCAGGCGGATCGATACGGATTCCGGCCGCCTTCTGCGGCCTTGTCGGCCTCAAGCCCTCTCGCGGGCGGATCTCCGTCGGCCCGGCCATGAGCGAGGCGGTGGCTGGGCTGGGCGTGGACCATGTGGTCACGCGCACGGTGCGCGACACCGCACTGTTGCTGGACATCGCCCATGGACCTCGCCCGGGCGATCCTTATGGCGTGGCCGCTCCCGACGGTTTCTTTGTGGACGCCGTGCGCCCGCCGCGCCGACGGCTGCGCATCGCCGTCGTCGAGCGGGCCTTCGACGGCGGCGCTATCGATCCGCAGATCACGGCCGCGCTGAGAGAAACCGCCGACCATCTCGCCGAGCTTGGCCATGGCGTCGAACGGATCGATCTGGCGCTGGGCGTGCGGTGGGGGGACTATGTCGGCGCCACCCTGGCGCTGTGGTGCGCAAATATCGCCCAAGTCGTGGATGGGATCGCCGCCGCCACGGGTCGGGCGATCGATGCGAGTACGCTACAGGCCGGGACGCTTCAGGCGTATCGGCACGGCAAGTCGCTGCCGGCGACCGGCGTCTTCGACGCCTATGCGACCCTCAACACCGTCCGACAGACCGTCGCGCGCCATTTCGCCGACATCGACCTGCTGCTTTCCCCAGTGACGCCGCGCCTGACGCCGCGTATCGGCGCGCCCGATGTCGTCGTGGAGGGACGAGAGATTGCCGAATGGGGAGCGGATCTGTTCGCCTATGTAGGCTTTGCATCCCTGTTCAACGTGACGGGCGGCCCGGCGATCTCCCTGCCGCTGCACCAGTGCAGCGAGGGAATGCCCCTCGGCCTGCAATTCGCAGCAGCACCAGGCGACGAGGCGCTGCTGCTGTCGATCGCCGCCGAACTGGAGAACTCACGTCCCTGGTCCGGACGGCGGCCGACGATCTTCGCCGCCTGA
- a CDS encoding TonB-dependent receptor encodes MSKIHANVLPRLLLTASAAALLGIATSASAQAVETETQPTANPPSEVETSQIEEIVVTARRREERLQDVPVSITAFTADAIERRNMVSLSQVQNFTPNITFATTAPVGGSTSSASVFIRGIGQNDFAITTDPGVGIYLDGVYIARSVGGVLDLVDLERLEVLRGPQGTLFGRNTIGGAINVTTARPTAETGGWGELTYGEFNRVVARGSLNLPISDTLRTRLSASYKRADGYGSRPLAGDEMGDENSLSARFVAEWKPTDRFTALFSADGTHQRENGGVVSLTGVETAPNLLPLYNAVVLGPLFNDTFGPKFISSDRDVSLGTGPNVNNVDIWGVATTLAYDLGSVQLKSITAYRELDTTFGRDADGSPYAVGQSQQTITQNQFSQELQLAGTSFNDRLDWLVGAYYFEERATDRNHLDALGGLYATLESLPFALVPLATIPTLPNGAPAFSCPAAPAGFPCAGGRGNPLNLSFDLNLDILNKTSNSSTALFGQATFALTDAFSVTAGLRWTEDDKKYSAVHRRRVANLLVFPPADLQRQDSNLAPKIGVEYRFSADILTYASWSRGFKSGGFEGRPTFEAAIESFGPETASAFEVGVKTDLLDRRLRFNASVFQTDYDDIQVPFTVADPITRVLGFTTENAAGARVRGFEAEITARVAKPLTLNASIGHIDARYTETDASSPITTATKFARTPAWNYTLGADVRTPIGAGATEFIGNLDYSWRSDQELDTRNCSFVRQPSYGLLSGRVGVADTAGGWQATVYARNLTNERYLDAGTCYPGSFGVGEGYSARPREIGATLRYSF; translated from the coding sequence ATGTCCAAGATTCACGCGAATGTCCTCCCCCGGCTGCTGCTGACCGCCTCCGCGGCCGCGCTGCTCGGCATCGCCACGTCAGCGTCCGCGCAGGCCGTTGAGACTGAAACCCAGCCTACCGCCAACCCTCCGTCAGAGGTGGAGACGTCTCAGATCGAGGAGATCGTCGTCACAGCCCGCCGCCGCGAAGAGCGCCTGCAGGACGTCCCGGTCTCGATCACCGCCTTCACGGCCGATGCGATCGAGCGGCGCAACATGGTCAGCCTGTCCCAGGTCCAGAACTTCACCCCCAACATCACCTTCGCCACCACCGCGCCGGTGGGGGGATCGACGTCCAGCGCGTCGGTGTTCATCCGCGGCATCGGCCAGAACGACTTTGCGATCACGACCGACCCAGGCGTCGGCATCTATCTCGACGGCGTCTATATCGCGCGGTCGGTCGGCGGTGTGCTCGACCTCGTCGATCTCGAGCGGCTGGAAGTGCTGCGGGGGCCACAAGGCACCTTGTTTGGCCGCAACACGATCGGTGGGGCCATCAACGTCACCACCGCGCGCCCGACCGCCGAGACCGGCGGCTGGGGTGAGCTGACCTATGGCGAGTTCAATCGTGTGGTCGCCCGCGGCTCGCTGAACCTGCCGATCAGCGACACGCTGCGCACGCGTCTGTCGGCGTCGTACAAGCGTGCCGACGGCTATGGTTCTCGCCCGCTTGCCGGCGACGAGATGGGCGACGAGAACAGCCTGTCCGCCCGCTTCGTGGCGGAATGGAAGCCGACCGACCGGTTCACCGCTCTGTTCAGCGCCGACGGGACCCACCAGCGCGAGAACGGCGGCGTCGTCTCGCTGACCGGCGTCGAGACCGCCCCCAATCTTCTCCCGCTGTACAATGCGGTGGTGCTGGGTCCGCTGTTCAACGACACCTTTGGGCCCAAGTTCATATCCAGCGACCGCGATGTCAGCCTGGGGACTGGCCCCAACGTCAACAATGTCGACATTTGGGGCGTGGCGACGACGCTCGCCTACGATCTCGGTTCCGTGCAGTTGAAGTCGATCACCGCCTATCGCGAACTCGACACCACGTTCGGGCGCGACGCGGACGGCTCGCCCTACGCTGTCGGCCAGTCGCAGCAGACGATCACGCAGAACCAGTTCAGCCAAGAACTGCAGCTTGCGGGGACCAGCTTCAACGACCGCCTCGACTGGCTTGTGGGCGCCTACTATTTCGAAGAGCGGGCCACCGACCGCAATCACCTCGACGCGCTGGGCGGCCTCTATGCGACGCTGGAGAGCCTGCCATTCGCGCTGGTTCCTCTAGCGACGATCCCGACCCTGCCGAACGGCGCGCCCGCGTTCTCCTGTCCCGCGGCGCCGGCAGGCTTCCCGTGCGCGGGCGGCCGGGGCAACCCGCTCAACCTCAGCTTCGACCTCAACCTCGATATTCTGAACAAGACTTCGAACAGCAGCACCGCGCTCTTCGGTCAGGCGACCTTCGCTCTCACCGACGCCTTCAGCGTCACAGCCGGGCTGCGCTGGACCGAGGACGACAAGAAATACAGTGCCGTGCATCGGCGCAGGGTCGCCAACCTGCTGGTCTTCCCTCCTGCCGATCTTCAGCGTCAGGATTCCAACCTCGCCCCCAAAATTGGCGTGGAATATCGCTTCAGCGCCGACATCCTGACCTACGCCTCCTGGTCGCGCGGCTTCAAGAGCGGTGGCTTCGAAGGCCGCCCCACCTTCGAGGCGGCGATCGAATCCTTCGGTCCGGAGACCGCCTCGGCGTTCGAGGTCGGGGTCAAGACCGACCTCCTTGATCGCCGGCTGCGCTTCAACGCCTCTGTCTTCCAGACCGACTATGACGACATCCAGGTGCCGTTCACGGTGGCTGATCCGATCACCCGCGTGCTCGGCTTCACAACCGAGAACGCCGCCGGCGCCCGCGTCCGCGGCTTCGAAGCGGAAATCACCGCGCGGGTCGCCAAGCCGCTGACCCTCAACGCAAGCATCGGCCATATCGATGCGCGCTACACCGAGACGGACGCCAGCTCGCCAATCACCACCGCCACGAAGTTCGCCCGCACGCCGGCCTGGAACTACACTTTGGGCGCGGATGTCCGCACGCCGATCGGCGCCGGAGCCACCGAGTTCATCGGCAACCTCGATTACTCCTGGCGCAGCGATCAAGAACTGGACACGCGCAACTGCTCGTTCGTCCGGCAGCCATCTTACGGGCTCCTCTCGGGACGCGTGGGCGTCGCGGACACCGCCGGCGGGTGGCAGGCGACGGTCTATGCTCGCAACCTCACAAACGAACGCTATCTCGACGCCGGGACCTGCTACCCGGGCAGCTTCGGCGTCGGCGAAGGCTATTCGGCCCGCCCGCGTGAGATCGGCGCCACGCTGCGCTACAGCTTCTAG
- a CDS encoding amidohydrolase: protein MIEQDPRAVLVSGGAILTGGREWNSAEALVARDGKVVAVGTLDDMRGLAGRDSRHIDLAGATAMPGLIDSHPHAMHFAAFQTGQVDLLDAVDHADILKRIRERAAAFPPGAWIQCTPVGEPHYFIRRWYTDLPEGRLPNRWELDQASSVHPIIITAWGPRTPNIVAMNSMALRMVGIGSITPDKVCDVEIEKDASGQPTGILRGAVNNYYTLDPYWLSIQSHFGAPPPELWEVGGLVGQQQMHALGVTASYEAHAMEPEHVLAWRSIRDKGQLTMRVHCAVDYSIAVFQPHIDLSEEEQLGRLTNALTLRGGDDDMYSFEGLSYGNGGPCWPGLLRTNFSYRDPFGRKTRGHQFLSDAAERRIIEFCLDNDIRLNVVQGGDKNQDMFFSLLAEVLNGRTVKGRGWVSQHNILIRKKHIKKLAALGMDVTTSSSFLWGKGDLYAERIGSHIHDDQVPMKRMWDHGLTVANGTDWGPKNVFEHIALQESCRFCGSNHSVAHLPGHGLTRQQSLSGWTENGAKVMGRTDIGALRPGMHFDMTIVDRNPLTAPLDDLPDTQVLQTIVGGRTVHSSGGLKTLA, encoded by the coding sequence ATGATTGAGCAGGATCCGCGCGCTGTTTTGGTATCCGGAGGTGCGATCCTAACCGGTGGGCGCGAATGGAACAGCGCCGAAGCGCTCGTCGCCCGGGATGGCAAAGTTGTCGCCGTTGGAACCCTCGACGACATGCGCGGGTTGGCCGGACGCGATTCCCGGCACATCGATCTGGCGGGCGCCACCGCGATGCCGGGTCTCATCGACAGCCACCCCCACGCGATGCACTTCGCAGCCTTCCAGACCGGGCAGGTCGATCTGCTCGATGCGGTGGACCATGCCGATATTCTCAAGCGTATCCGCGAGCGCGCCGCGGCCTTTCCGCCGGGAGCCTGGATCCAGTGCACCCCGGTGGGCGAGCCCCACTATTTCATCCGGCGCTGGTACACCGACCTCCCCGAAGGGCGGCTCCCGAACCGTTGGGAGCTTGACCAGGCCAGCAGCGTCCACCCCATCATCATCACCGCCTGGGGCCCGCGGACGCCCAACATCGTAGCCATGAACAGCATGGCTTTGCGCATGGTCGGGATAGGCTCCATCACGCCCGACAAGGTCTGCGACGTGGAGATTGAAAAGGATGCGTCGGGTCAGCCGACCGGCATCCTGCGCGGGGCGGTGAATAACTACTACACGCTCGATCCTTATTGGCTCTCCATCCAGTCCCACTTCGGGGCTCCGCCGCCAGAACTCTGGGAAGTCGGAGGTCTCGTCGGCCAGCAGCAGATGCATGCGCTTGGCGTGACGGCCAGCTACGAAGCGCACGCCATGGAGCCCGAGCATGTCCTCGCCTGGCGGTCCATTCGCGACAAGGGCCAGCTGACGATGCGCGTCCACTGCGCGGTCGATTATTCAATCGCGGTCTTCCAGCCGCACATCGACCTGAGCGAGGAAGAGCAGCTCGGGCGCCTCACCAACGCGCTGACCCTACGGGGCGGCGACGATGACATGTACAGCTTCGAAGGGCTGTCCTACGGCAACGGCGGGCCTTGCTGGCCAGGCCTGCTGCGCACCAATTTTTCCTATCGCGATCCGTTCGGACGCAAGACCCGCGGCCACCAGTTCCTGTCGGATGCGGCGGAGCGGCGGATCATTGAATTCTGCCTGGACAACGACATTCGCCTCAACGTCGTGCAGGGCGGCGACAAGAACCAAGACATGTTCTTCTCTCTGCTCGCCGAGGTGCTTAACGGCCGCACCGTAAAAGGCCGCGGCTGGGTGTCGCAACACAACATCCTGATCCGCAAGAAGCACATCAAGAAGCTCGCCGCCCTGGGCATGGACGTCACCACCAGCAGCAGCTTCCTGTGGGGCAAGGGCGATCTCTATGCCGAGCGGATCGGGTCGCACATCCACGACGATCAGGTGCCGATGAAGCGGATGTGGGATCATGGGCTAACGGTCGCCAACGGGACCGACTGGGGGCCGAAGAATGTCTTCGAACATATCGCCCTTCAGGAAAGCTGCCGCTTCTGTGGCAGCAACCACAGCGTCGCGCATCTGCCCGGCCACGGCCTCACCCGCCAGCAGTCGCTCAGCGGTTGGACCGAGAACGGCGCGAAGGTGATGGGACGCACCGACATCGGAGCCCTTCGCCCGGGCATGCACTTCGACATGACCATCGTCGATCGCAATCCGTTGACGGCGCCGCTCGACGATCTGCCCGATACGCAGGTGCTCCAGACCATCGTCGGCGGGCGTACTGTTCACTCCAGCGGCGGGCTGAAAACCCTGGCGTGA
- a CDS encoding pentapeptide repeat-containing protein: MVASAAPGVTHRRLTQQEVDLICAKHDRLWSARMGGARAVFSFTDLSGLDMRGRNLCDADFSGAIMHQCKMAGARLDNAVLFGADLTEVDLVEASLRRADLRGACLRAANLTGADLFEADLREGAIAAADRKEGYKVMEHTLRTGAAQALSTNLVGANLERSRLSGIMAIKADFTDAVLKDAKLVRANLKQASMSGCNLAGADLSGADLRGADLRDAIMVGAKTFAWNATDANLTGVLTDPKEVKADHSSPYPQMVRDHARWCETGGAEGKPSLFDKADLRSLGSIRGFNLTALVAKGAIFYGLDMEGVQLQGAQLQGADLRSCNLRRADLRGAKLTGAKLSEADLRDAQLGPLLIGKDRVLPSDLSEAVLKSADLARADLRQAILRGADVSRANFTNAMVKDIDLTDVIRHGAKGLEGLI; encoded by the coding sequence ATGGTCGCGTCGGCGGCGCCAGGGGTCACACACCGGCGCCTTACCCAGCAGGAAGTGGATCTGATCTGCGCCAAGCACGACCGCCTCTGGTCGGCGCGGATGGGCGGCGCGCGCGCCGTGTTCAGCTTCACCGATCTTTCGGGCCTGGATATGCGGGGCCGGAACCTGTGCGACGCCGATTTCTCGGGCGCGATCATGCACCAGTGCAAGATGGCCGGCGCTCGTCTCGACAACGCCGTGCTGTTTGGCGCTGACCTAACGGAAGTCGATCTGGTGGAGGCGTCGCTGCGGCGGGCCGACCTGCGCGGCGCCTGCCTGCGCGCGGCGAACCTGACCGGCGCGGACCTGTTCGAGGCCGATCTGCGAGAAGGGGCCATCGCCGCCGCCGACCGCAAGGAAGGCTACAAGGTCATGGAGCACACCCTGCGTACCGGCGCGGCCCAGGCCCTGAGCACCAACCTGGTCGGCGCCAATCTGGAGCGCTCGCGCCTGTCGGGCATCATGGCCATCAAGGCCGACTTCACCGACGCGGTGCTGAAAGACGCCAAGCTGGTGCGGGCCAATCTGAAACAGGCGTCCATGAGCGGCTGCAACCTGGCCGGCGCCGACCTTTCGGGCGCGGACCTGCGCGGGGCGGACCTGCGCGACGCCATCATGGTGGGGGCCAAGACCTTCGCCTGGAACGCTACCGACGCGAACCTGACCGGCGTCCTGACCGACCCCAAGGAGGTCAAGGCCGACCACAGCTCGCCCTATCCGCAGATGGTCCGGGACCACGCCCGCTGGTGCGAAACGGGCGGGGCCGAAGGCAAGCCGTCGCTTTTCGACAAGGCCGACCTGCGCAGCCTGGGGTCGATCCGGGGGTTCAACCTGACGGCCCTGGTCGCCAAGGGAGCCATCTTCTACGGCCTCGACATGGAGGGTGTGCAGCTTCAGGGCGCCCAGCTTCAAGGGGCTGACCTGCGCTCGTGCAACCTGCGCCGGGCCGACCTGCGGGGCGCCAAGCTGACCGGCGCCAAGCTGTCGGAAGCCGATCTGCGCGACGCTCAGCTCGGTCCGCTGCTGATCGGCAAGGATCGCGTCCTGCCGTCGGACCTGTCCGAAGCCGTGCTCAAGAGCGCTGATCTGGCCCGCGCCGATCTGCGCCAGGCGATCCTGCGCGGAGCGGACGTTTCACGGGCGAACTTCACTAACGCCATGGTCAAGGACATCGACCTGACCGACGTCATCCGTCATGGGGCGAAAGGCCTGGAAGGCCTGATCTGA
- a CDS encoding Hsp20 family protein, whose product MRTIDLSPLYRSVVGFDRLAALLDAAATNEAASGYPPYNIERTDENAYRIEIAVAGFKSEELSIEVKENLLTVQGRKTANDEAKRYLHRGLAERNFDRKFQLADYVVVTDAQLRDGLLAISLKRELPESLKPRRIEISTATTDAPLIEGEKAA is encoded by the coding sequence ATGCGTACGATCGACCTTTCCCCCCTGTACCGCTCCGTCGTGGGCTTCGACCGCCTGGCCGCGCTGCTTGACGCCGCCGCCACTAACGAAGCCGCCAGCGGCTATCCGCCCTACAATATCGAGCGCACCGACGAGAACGCCTACCGCATCGAGATCGCGGTCGCGGGCTTCAAGTCCGAAGAGCTGAGCATCGAGGTCAAGGAAAACCTCCTGACCGTCCAGGGCCGCAAGACGGCCAACGATGAAGCCAAGCGCTATCTGCACCGCGGCCTGGCCGAGCGGAACTTCGACCGCAAGTTCCAGCTGGCCGACTATGTGGTGGTCACCGACGCCCAGCTTCGCGACGGCCTGCTGGCCATTTCGTTGAAGCGCGAACTGCCGGAATCGCTAAAGCCGCGCCGCATCGAAATCTCGACGGCCACGACTGACGCACCGCTGATCGAAGGCGAAAAGGCCGCCTAA